The following coding sequences are from one Tachysurus vachellii isolate PV-2020 chromosome 7, HZAU_Pvac_v1, whole genome shotgun sequence window:
- the LOC132849141 gene encoding zinc finger protein 850-like isoform X2 → MKQWLNVSSFNSPEMNNTVIVFSCSLCPLYYTSQIDLDEHTVTFHQGKLGEIKYENMMPSGSSSSEQNTGGNLPTTTNHKPLEEELHQYTECGNSFTQVVDLKTQHHLHAGEKPYKCSECGKSFNHRNTLRQHQRIHTGEKPYHCSECKKSFNHHTNLQTHQRIHTGERPYHCSECEKSFTHHSALQRHQLIHTGEKPYHCSQCGKSFNRQTNLKTHQLSHTGEKLHQCSQCGKSFSHKSGLQTHQRIHTGEKPYSCLECGKNFAQLGHLQQHQNVHTGEKPYSCLYCGKCFAQVGHLQKHQTVHTGEKPYRCSECGKSFTQPSTLQAHLRIHTGEKPYQCSQCGRSFTKRGTLKAHQRIHTGERPYQCTQCGKSFTHLLSLQIHQRIHTGERPYHCLQCGKSFIRQTYLQIHQRIHTGEKPYVCSQCGKSFSQLNTLKSHQRFHTGEKPYQCLECGRSFNCQANLNVHQRIHTGEKPYKCLECGKSFAQSGHFQQHQRIHTGEKPYHCSQCGKSFTRQANLRTHQRIHTGENRHCCSECGKSFTYRSNLEIHQRIHTGEKPYNCAQCGKSFAQVGHFQQHQRVHTGEKPYNCSYCGKNFAQVGHLQRHQTIHTGEKPFPCSQCGRSFAESGTLKSHMRIHTGEKPYHCSQCGKSFTKSGTLKAHIRIHTGERPFQCLQCGKSFYCRSPLLIHQRIHTGEKPFHCLQCEKSFYCRSRLQIHQRVHTGERPFHCLQCGKKFYCRTHLQIHERIHTGERPFDCSHCGKSFYCRTHLQIHERIHTGEKPHVCSQCGKSFSLVSTLKVHQRIHTGEKPYHCPQCGKSFAQVGHLQQHRRVHKGDKTYPGSQCEKSFARVDQHQKDKPVDIELSYRCLQCGKCFIKSGALEAHMRIHTGERPYHCLQCGKSFYYWTYLQIHQRIHTGEKKYICSQCGKSFSLLSTLKVHQRIHTGEKPYVCSHCGKSFRLLSNLQMHQRIHTGQKLCL, encoded by the exons ATGAAGCAGTGGTTAAATGTCTCCAGCTTTAATTCCCCAG AAATGAACAACACTGTGATAGTCTTCTCCTGCTCCTTGTGTCCTCTATACTACACATCTCAAATTGATCTTGATGAACACACAGTGACATTCCACCAAGGGAAATTAGGagaaattaaatatgaaaacatgaTGCCTTCAGGAAGCTCCAGTAGTGAGCAGAACACTGGTGGTAATTTACCAACTACCACCAATCACAAACCACTGGAGGAAGAGCTTCACCAATACACAGAGTGTGGGAACAGTTTTACTCAAGTGGTTGATCTCAAAACTCAACACCACCTCCATGCAGGAGAAAAGCCGTACAAGTGTTCGGAGTGTGGAAAAAGTTTTAATCACAGGAATACTCTCCGACAACACCAGCGTATTCACACAGGTGAGAAGCCATATCACTGCTCAGAGTGTAAGAAGAGCTTTAATCACCATACAAATCTCCAGacacaccagcgcattcacacaggagagaggcCGTATCACTGCTCAGAGTGTGAGAAGAGCTTTACTCATCACAGTGCTCTCCAGCGACACCAGCTCATTCACACGGGAGAGAAGCCATATCAttgctcacagtgtgggaagagttttaatCGGCAAACCAACCTCAAAACACACCAGCTCagtcacacaggagagaagctgCATCAGTGCTCGCAGTGTGGAAAAAGTTTTTCCCACAAAAGTGGTCTCCAGACAcatcagcgcattcacacaggagagaagccataCAGTTGCTTAGAGTGTGGCAAGAACTTTGCACAACTGGGTCATCTTCAGCAACACCAGAACGTTCACACGGGAGAGAAGCCATATAGTTGCTTATACTGTGGAAAGTGTTTCGCACAAGTGGGCCATCTTCAAAAACACCAGACTGTTCACACGGGCGAGAAGCCGTATCGCTGCTCGGAGTGCGGAAAGAGTTTTACTCAGCCGAGTACTCTCCAAGCACACCTACGTATTcatacaggagagaagccgtatcagtgCTCACAGTGTGGGAGGAGTTTTACTAAGCGAGGCACTCTCAAAGCACACCAGCGCATTCATACAGGAGAGAGACCTTATCAGTGCACTCAGTGTGGGAAAAGCTTTACACACCTGCTGAGTCTCCAGATACACCAGCGAATACACACCGGAGAGAGACCCTATCACTGTTTACAGTGTGGGAAGAGCTTTATTCGCCAAACTTATCTCCAGATCCATCAGCGCATTCACACGGGAGAGAAGCCGTATGTctgctcacagtgtgggaagagttttagtCAGCTGAACACTCTGAAAtcacaccagcgc TTCCATACAGGTGAGAAGCCTTACCAGTGTTTGGAGTGTGGGAGAAGTTTTAATTGCCAAGCAAATCTCAATGTACATCAGCGCAtccacacaggagagaagccgtataaATGCCTAgagtgtggaaagagttttgCACAGTCAGGTCATTTTCAACAAcatcagcgcattcacacaggagaaaagCCCTATCACTGCTCGCAGTGCGGGAAGAGTTTTACCCGTCAAGCGAACCTCCGAACACACCAACGTATTCACACGGGTGAGAATCGTCATTGCTGCTCAgagtgtggaaagagttttacttACCGAAGTAATCTGGAAAtccaccagcgcattcacactggtGAGAAGCCGTATAATTGCGCACAGTGTGGGAAAAGTTTTGCACAAGTAGGTCATTTTCAGCAACACCAGCGTGTTCACACTGGAGAAAAGCCGTACAACTGCTCGTATTGTGGAAAGAATTTTGCGCAAGTGGGTCATCTTCAACGACATCAGActattcacacaggagagaagccttTTCCATGTTCACAGTGTGGGAGGAGTTTTGCTGAAAGTGGCACTCTTAAATCACACatgcgcattcacacaggagagaagccttaTCATTGCTCAcagtgtggaaagagttttaccAAAAGTGGTACCCTGAAGGCACACATACGTATTCATACAGGAGAAAGACCGTTCCAATGTTTACAGTGTGGGAAGAGCTTTTATTGTCGGAGCCCACTCTTAATACATCAACGCATTCATACGGGAGAGAAACCGTTCCACTGTTTACAGTGCGAGAAGAGTTTTTATTGCCGGAGCCGCCTCCAAATACATCAGCGCGTTCACACAGGTGAAAGACCGTTTCATTGCTTACAGTGTGGAAAGAAGTTTTATTGCCGGACTCACCTTCAAATACACGAGCGAATTCATACAGGAGAGAGACCGTTTGACTGCTCACATTGTGGGAAGAGTTTTTATTGCCGGACCCATCTCCAAATACAcgagcgcattcacacaggagagaagccccATGTTTGCTCGcagtgtggaaagagttttagtCTGGTGAGTACTCTTAAAgtacaccagcgcattcacacaggagagaagccgtatcattGTCCTCAGTGTGGAAAGAGCTTTGCACAAGTGGGTCATCTTCAACAACACCGACGCGTTCACAAAGGAGATAAGACGTATCCTGGCTCACAGTGTGAAAAGAGTTTTGCACGAGTGGATCAGCATCAAAAAGACAAACCTGTTGACATAGAGTTGTCGTATCGCTGCTTACAATgtggtaaatgttttattaaaagtggTGCCCTCGAAGCACACatgcgcattcacacaggagagagacCGTATCACTGTTTACAGTGTGGCAAAAGTTTTTATTACTGGACATATCTCCAAATACATCAGCGCATTCACACGGGAGAAAAGAAGTACATCTGCTCACAGTGTGGCAAGAGTTTCAGTCTGCTGAGTACTCTCAAAGttcaccagcgcattcacacaggggAGAAGCCGTATGTCTGTTCACATTGTGGCAAGAGTTTTAGACTGCTAAGTAATCTCCAAATGCATCAACGCATTCATACAGGACAGAAGTTATGTCTCTGA
- the LOC132849141 gene encoding gastrula zinc finger protein XlCGF57.1-like isoform X1 — protein MNKSKKVFSCSLCPLYYTSQIDLYSHVETCHYEKSGEIKYENMMPTGCSSSEQNTGGNLPTTTNHKPLEEDLRQHPECENSFTQLVDLKPQQHFHTGEKPYQCLECGRSFNCQANLNVHQRIHTGEKPYKCLECGKSFAQSGHFQQHQRIHTGEKPYHCSQCGKSFTRQANLRTHQRIHTGENRHCCSECGKSFTYRSNLEIHQRIHTGEKPYNCAQCGKSFAQVGHFQQHQRVHTGEKPYNCSYCGKNFAQVGHLQRHQTIHTGEKPFPCSQCGRSFAESGTLKSHMRIHTGEKPYHCSQCGKSFTKSGTLKAHIRIHTGERPFQCLQCGKSFYCRSPLLIHQRIHTGEKPFHCLQCEKSFYCRSRLQIHQRVHTGERPFHCLQCGKKFYCRTHLQIHERIHTGERPFDCSHCGKSFYCRTHLQIHERIHTGEKPHVCSQCGKSFSLVSTLKVHQRIHTGEKPYHCPQCGKSFAQVGHLQQHRRVHKGDKTYPGSQCEKSFARVDQHQKDKPVDIELSYRCLQCGKCFIKSGALEAHMRIHTGERPYHCLQCGKSFYYWTYLQIHQRIHTGEKKYICSQCGKSFSLLSTLKVHQRIHTGEKPYVCSHCGKSFRLLSNLQMHQRIHTGQKLCL, from the coding sequence atgaacaaaagcaaaaaagttTTCTCCTGCTCCTTGTGTCCTCTTTACTACACATCTCAGATTGACCTCTACAGCCATGTCGAGACATGTCACTATGAGAAGTCAGGagaaattaaatatgaaaacatgaTGCCAACAGGATGCTCCAGTAGTGAGCAGAACACTGGTGGTAATTTACCAACTACCACCAATCACAAACCTCTGGAAGAAGATCTTCGCCAACACCCAGAGTGTGAGAACAGTTTTACTCAACTGGTTGATCTCAAACCACAGCAACACTTCCATACAGGTGAGAAGCCTTACCAGTGTTTGGAGTGTGGGAGAAGTTTTAATTGCCAAGCAAATCTCAATGTACATCAGCGCAtccacacaggagagaagccgtataaATGCCTAgagtgtggaaagagttttgCACAGTCAGGTCATTTTCAACAAcatcagcgcattcacacaggagaaaagCCCTATCACTGCTCGCAGTGCGGGAAGAGTTTTACCCGTCAAGCGAACCTCCGAACACACCAACGTATTCACACGGGTGAGAATCGTCATTGCTGCTCAgagtgtggaaagagttttacttACCGAAGTAATCTGGAAAtccaccagcgcattcacactggtGAGAAGCCGTATAATTGCGCACAGTGTGGGAAAAGTTTTGCACAAGTAGGTCATTTTCAGCAACACCAGCGTGTTCACACTGGAGAAAAGCCGTACAACTGCTCGTATTGTGGAAAGAATTTTGCGCAAGTGGGTCATCTTCAACGACATCAGActattcacacaggagagaagccttTTCCATGTTCACAGTGTGGGAGGAGTTTTGCTGAAAGTGGCACTCTTAAATCACACatgcgcattcacacaggagagaagccttaTCATTGCTCAcagtgtggaaagagttttaccAAAAGTGGTACCCTGAAGGCACACATACGTATTCATACAGGAGAAAGACCGTTCCAATGTTTACAGTGTGGGAAGAGCTTTTATTGTCGGAGCCCACTCTTAATACATCAACGCATTCATACGGGAGAGAAACCGTTCCACTGTTTACAGTGCGAGAAGAGTTTTTATTGCCGGAGCCGCCTCCAAATACATCAGCGCGTTCACACAGGTGAAAGACCGTTTCATTGCTTACAGTGTGGAAAGAAGTTTTATTGCCGGACTCACCTTCAAATACACGAGCGAATTCATACAGGAGAGAGACCGTTTGACTGCTCACATTGTGGGAAGAGTTTTTATTGCCGGACCCATCTCCAAATACAcgagcgcattcacacaggagagaagccccATGTTTGCTCGcagtgtggaaagagttttagtCTGGTGAGTACTCTTAAAgtacaccagcgcattcacacaggagagaagccgtatcattGTCCTCAGTGTGGAAAGAGCTTTGCACAAGTGGGTCATCTTCAACAACACCGACGCGTTCACAAAGGAGATAAGACGTATCCTGGCTCACAGTGTGAAAAGAGTTTTGCACGAGTGGATCAGCATCAAAAAGACAAACCTGTTGACATAGAGTTGTCGTATCGCTGCTTACAATgtggtaaatgttttattaaaagtggTGCCCTCGAAGCACACatgcgcattcacacaggagagagacCGTATCACTGTTTACAGTGTGGCAAAAGTTTTTATTACTGGACATATCTCCAAATACATCAGCGCATTCACACGGGAGAAAAGAAGTACATCTGCTCACAGTGTGGCAAGAGTTTCAGTCTGCTGAGTACTCTCAAAGttcaccagcgcattcacacaggggAGAAGCCGTATGTCTGTTCACATTGTGGCAAGAGTTTTAGACTGCTAAGTAATCTCCAAATGCATCAACGCATTCATACAGGACAGAAGTTATGTCTCTGA